ACCCGGCCGAACCAGAGGCAATTGTCGGCGATGTAGAGACCGCCGGGACGAATCTTCCTCTTCGCCTCCTCCCACGCCTGTGGGTAATCCCCCTTGTCGATATCATTGTAGATGATATCAAACGGCCCTTTTTCCATTTTTAAAAAGTTGACCGCCTCGCCGACCTGATAATCAATCCGCCCCCACA
Above is a window of Deltaproteobacteria bacterium DNA encoding:
- a CDS encoding O-methyltransferase, whose product is WGRIDYQVGEAVNFLKMEKGPFDIIYNDIDKGDYPQAWEEAKRKIRPGGLYIADNCLWFGRVVENPVTDDVKPGWTEAIREHNRRVYADKNFDVTLIPMRDGIIVARRK